The Luteolibacter rhizosphaerae region GAGCGCTTGCACCTGGCGATCTCGGAGGACGGAAGTACTTGGAAGCCGCTGAACGAGAACAAGCCGGTGTGGGAGCAGCGACTGCGAGATCCGTTCGTGAAAAAGGGGAAGGACGGGCTGTGGCACCTGATGGGCACGGGTGGCGGTCGTCAGCGGAAGGCGGAGGACGGTCCGGTGTGCTTGCACGCGGTGTCGAAGGATCTACTGAAATGGGATCTGGTGGAGGCGCTGCCGCTGATGAAGGGTGTGAAGGACGAGCAGGGGCGGCCGGCGCGGAACATCTGGGCGCCGGAGTGGTTCGCGGACGAGCGGAGCGGGGAGACGGTGCTGATCTGGTCCTCCTCGTTCGAGGATGCGGGCTGGAAGAAGAGCCGGCTGTGGTATTCGCGGACGAAGGATTGGAAGGAGTTCAGCCCGGCGAAGGTGCTATTCACGCCGCCTTACTCGGTGATCGACGGCAACCTGCTGGAGAAGGACGGGAAGTACTATCTCTTCCATAAGGAAGAGGAGTTCAGCCGCGAAACGGGAGAGCGGCGGGCGATCCGGGTGGCGGTGGCAGATGCCTTGGAAGGGCCCTACACGATCCATGAGGGACCGCTGAACAAGGGGCAGATCGTGCCGGTGATCACGGAGGGGCCGAGCATCATGCCGGATCCGAAAGGGAAGGGGTGGTTGCTACTTTATGATTACTGCATGACCAACCGATTCGGGCTGTCGGCATCGGACAACCTGTTCGATTGGAAGGTGGAGGAGTCGGCGAGTTTTCCGGCGGACGCGAGGCATGGGAGTGCGCTCCGGGTTACGGCGGAAGAGCAGGAGGGCTTGAAGAAGGCGTTTCCGGAGGGATCGGTTTCCGGGGATTAGCGGCTGTTGGAGTCGCGCAGCCGGAAGCACGAGAGTGCTTCCGCTACGATGGATTCATATCTCACTCGTCATCGAGGAAGTCGTGGCCGCCTTCTTGGGCGGCGGAGAGGCCTTGGATGAGCTTGAGGGTCGCCTCGGTTTCCTTAATGAGAAGATCGAGATCGGTGGGGTCAAAGGTGGCGAAAGTCGAGTCATCCGGATTGCGGGCCCGGGCTTCTTCGAAGGTCTTAAGGTCTTCATTGAAGGCGGTCAGTTGCTCGGGAGTGAGAAGCGCGCGGAACTGCGAGATGAAAGCGGCATCGGTCTGGGGCGCGCTGCTGACTCCCATGCTGAAGGAACGGCCGCTTTTATCGATGGGGTCGCCGATCACCCTGACTTTGTCGGCGAGGCGTGCCCGGATGGCGATGTAGTCATTCTCAGGAAGAGCGCCGCGGGAGCAGGCGTCGCTTGCCAGCAGTAGTTCAACCAAGGGCAGAGGTTTGCGGGTGATCTCCTCCAGCCCTTGTTTCTCGGCTGCCAGTTGGCGCTGAAGGAAGTCGCGCACGACCTGGTCGGCTGCCGTCGTTTGCTCAGCGGAAAGTTCGAAAGATCTCCGCAGTGGTACGGAGCTCAATCCGATCTTGCTATCGTAGGCTTGATAGAAGCGGGTGAAGAGTTGGTGCGCCACATCGGCCCGGTTAATCACCAGTCCGGCGAGATCCCGGGAGCGTTTGGTACGATCTTCGCCGTAAGTGGCGACGAGACGATCCAAAGTCTTTTGAGTCTCGGAGCCGATGGAGGAGGAAGTAGTTTGGAAATTGCCGGTGGTTGGGGATGGTCCGGCAGTTTGGCTCGTAAGCAGAGCGGGATGCCGGGTCTGTAGGAAGAAGGATGAGGTAGCGATGAGCAGAGCCAAGGTGGCAAGA contains the following coding sequences:
- a CDS encoding glycoside hydrolase family 43 protein, with protein sequence MKRQYFLLCGLVPALAAVTPASGEDGAWVMAYFRQRYEGRVEIDAQGKEHQVPLPDPMAVERLHLAISEDGSTWKPLNENKPVWEQRLRDPFVKKGKDGLWHLMGTGGGRQRKAEDGPVCLHAVSKDLLKWDLVEALPLMKGVKDEQGRPARNIWAPEWFADERSGETVLIWSSSFEDAGWKKSRLWYSRTKDWKEFSPAKVLFTPPYSVIDGNLLEKDGKYYLFHKEEEFSRETGERRAIRVAVADALEGPYTIHEGPLNKGQIVPVITEGPSIMPDPKGKGWLLLYDYCMTNRFGLSASDNLFDWKVEESASFPADARHGSALRVTAEEQEGLKKAFPEGSVSGD
- a CDS encoding RNA polymerase sigma factor: MDDLSDAELLVKWLEQRSEQAFALLVRRYAGLVYHAALRVGRDANLATEASQLTFITLARKAGTLACRDSLAGWLHVTGAMQARNLLQLAKRENRKRDELGQHLDAVNSEDNPQTIWKPLEPVLDEALAALSHADRHTILLRHYRSLSIREIATALSISVDAAQKRLDRAIERLRLQLTRRGCAPAAGLAAGLTHGLASNAEASLATANSLSASITTALRATPASSTFTLPALLMSKKPAIILATLALLIATSSFFLQTRHPALLTSQTAGPSPTTGNFQTTSSSIGSETQKTLDRLVATYGEDRTKRSRDLAGLVINRADVAHQLFTRFYQAYDSKIGLSSVPLRRSFELSAEQTTAADQVVRDFLQRQLAAEKQGLEEITRKPLPLVELLLASDACSRGALPENDYIAIRARLADKVRVIGDPIDKSGRSFSMGVSSAPQTDAAFISQFRALLTPEQLTAFNEDLKTFEEARARNPDDSTFATFDPTDLDLLIKETEATLKLIQGLSAAQEGGHDFLDDE